Sequence from the Gigantopelta aegis isolate Gae_Host unplaced genomic scaffold, Gae_host_genome ctg5671_pilon_pilon, whole genome shotgun sequence genome:
GCTAATACAGGTAAAAAAAGAGTTGTCGTTGCAACATTAGAAATACCTCTGTCACCATGGCAACcaatacagacacagacaatgCTTTGATCACATCGGTAAATACTGGATTCCTAATAATCTAGAGCCAATCCCCCACAAGCAGAGACCAGATGcctagagagaggagagagagagagagagaagagagagagagggagagagagagagagagagagagaggggtttAATAGTAATAGACTAAAAACTAAATACCTCTGCAGCATCAGCTAATGCAACTCCAGATCCTAACAACAAGACAACATTCCAAGGTAACTTATGTTGAACACTATCCCAATCTAATAGTGTCTCTGTACCATCATTGGACAGGCTAAGGACTGAAATACAGGTGATACAGTTTTACAAATTATCATGTGATAATCATGTACTTACAACAAAGACTTTTCTTCTGTGAAATAGCCAGCAAGGTTTGCTGGTAGCACAAACAGTAGGAATACAATGAACATCACAGTACTGGAATCAGAAAAGTAACtagaaacaagaaaagaaaatgggATTGAAAAACTATTGCAaggtacatgcatatattataaataaagcTAGTAAAAGTATCAGTGTAGCTAGCAGTATTACAAGTTAGGGTTTAAAAAATGTTCTGCAATCAGatcaaacaaaatgtaacaagATGATACTATTATGGTACTAAATGTTGTTACCTCTTTTGTGAGTCCTCTACAGTTTTTAAAGATAGCTCCCCATCCTGTTATGAACCCGGCTCTCTAAACAACCACAATAataccacaacacacacaaacaaatcaacaaaacaatttcTGCAAATCTGagacaataaagaaaaaaatattaaactaacTTCTTTTTATATGGAACTTGCTTACTTCCATGGCCCCAGATTTTGATATTGTCTTTTAAGAACCTGGGACGAGCTGCCTTATTTGAATAGAAAGCTAATCCAGTTCTTCTACATACTACCCTCTTACAACCTTGAAGACTACAAGTAAGAACAGCATTacaaaattaaagttgaatccaaattataaatatatagaatACATTAATAGCTTATTagagaatattttttaaagtgataaCTTGAAGATAATTTGTTCAACTTATTCATCTtatatattaacataatatgatatatatgaaaaaacaaCAGTTGGCAAACTAAGTAGTGATGATAAATGTCATATAAATCATAGACAGTATAGATTTACATACTTGTTATAGTGACTATAGTCCATACAATCTATGTAAAAATCCCTACATACTGTCTGTAGCTCATTACAGCTGATGTTCAGTTTTCATTACACTTGCATTATTAACCAATGATTTGTGTAGAAgtttttaatgacatttatCATCCCTACCTTTTTGCTGTGTTATATATTTGGAATCATTATTTATGTACTAGGCTCAGTTATTTCATGAGTAGTTACAAATAACTATCATATCTGTTTTGTTAATAGATAAACATGATGGTACCTTCAAGACACACTACTCCATAACCTCTTGTTTTGAAAGCTGGCTTTCACATCTAGTCTAAGAGATAGGATAACCTTCAAGACAAACTACTCCATAACTCTTGTTTGAAAGCTGGCCTTTCACAATCTAGTCTAAGAGATAGGATAACCTTCAAGATAaactacattttttttgaaaGCTGGCCTTTCACATCTAGTCTAAAGATAGGATAACCTTCAAGATAAACTACTCCATAACCTTTGTTTGAAAGCTGGCCCTTCACATCTAGCTAAGAGATAGGATAACATTCAAGGCCAAATTACTCCAAATTTGTAAAGGTACAGACACTCAGATTGTTATCAACAATAGGCTGGCCTTGAAACTATGGAAAGTTTCACAGATTTGTGGAAAGGGGACtataaaagaaagaacgaaCTTGCCAGTCAGAAAAAAACAGCTAAAACTCCTCCAATTCTAAATCAATTTCAAAAGCAGACTCAGTTTTAATTACTAGAAGAGGAAAGAGCAACAAGAacaagagagagaaaaggagaaAGAAGAACAAAGTTAGTCCAGCAGCAATGATCATTTTAAATAGTGAATAATACAATCCTATTGTgtacttgaaaaataaaacaaagaatgaTATAATTGTTGTCTATAGCAAGGTATTCTAATCAATTAGTTCAGTGCTAATACTCATCTATACTCTGTCCGAGTTGAGAGAAAGACCTACCCAAACATTGAAAGCTGGCCTTTCACATCTAGTCTACAGAGATAGGATAACCTTCAAGATAAACCTCCATAACCTTTGTTTGAAAGCTGGCCTTTCACATCTAGCTAAGAGATAGGATAACATTCAAGACAAATTACTCCAAATTTGTAAAGGTACAGACAAGGGAATTGTTATCAACAAAGGGCTGGGCCTTGAACTAGAAAGTTTCACAGATTTGTCAGGGACTATAAAAGAAAGAGAACTTGCCAGTCAAAAAAAAGCTAAACTCCTCCAAATTCTAAATCATTTCAACAGTAAAGTTGTTTGACATGACTTATGACAACCAACTTTCTTGTTTCTAGTAGTAGCTCTGTTCTACTGTGCTACTCTCACTGGAGCTagttgtattaatattttttataataatgatgcTGTAAGGGCAAAACCAGGTAAGTCACcaacatttataataatcaacgttattattttgttttcataatagTATGTCCAGTAGCTCGTGATTGTAAAGAATGGTTTGAAGCTGGTGTTATTAACAGTGGTGTATATCCTATTAATCCTGATGGAACAACTCCTTTTCAGGTACTATTGATTCTATGAgcatttatttcatatatttctTAGGTTTATTGTGATATGGAGACTGATGGTGGTGGATGGACTGTTTTTCAATGGAGAATGGATGGTTCTGTTAATTTTTATCGTAACTGGAGTGACTATGAAGAAGGTTTTGGACATCTTCAGGGAGAGTTTTGGCTGGTTCTGAGCAAAATTCATCGTATTACACAGCTTGGTGTAGCAAAACATAGTCAAACATAGATACAACTCCTCACAATACACTTCGagttgattttaaaaagttttggtGGGGTAGAGCTAATTGCAAAAGTATTCATTTTTGGTGTTGGAAGTAGTACAATGAGCTATACTCTAACAGTTTCTGGCTATTCTGGTAATGCTACAGATGGTATGACTGCACATAATGGAAGGAAGTTTACAACCAAAGATAGAGATAATGATATTCGTGGGTCAGGAAATTGTGCTGTTTTCCACGAAGGTGCCTGGTGGTTTCATAATGTTATACAAAGGCTCTCATCTTAATGGTCTTTATCTAAGTGGACCATCTGATCCTCAATACAAAGGAATTCAATGGTTTAGTTGGAAAACCAAAGACCTCTCTCAAGTATACCAAGATGATGGTTCGTCGCAAGTAAAGGACAAAATcagatattattaatttttggtattattaaaaatactctagtTATTGAAGTAGACTTTTTGATAAACTTATAGTCAAAATACCAACTAGTCTCTCACATAAAATTTGGGGTTTTAAAAACTTGCAATCACCAAATTAATGATTGAAAAAACTCAAAATTATACTTACAAATCAAATAAATTCATAACTTTCAATTAAAAACACCCCTTAACAGGCTTCTAATTATTGTAGGCTATGAAAATGAACTTATACTATCCTGATATAGGCAGAGCTACCATCTGCCTAATGTAGTACACTTTTCGTAGGTATCAGaggtatttatatgtatgtatgtgttctCTTACCAATCATTACAAAAGACAAGTGATAGATATATAGCCATGAACATAATAAACACAAGATCATTAGTGGAGTAGCAAATACAAACCATATCCCAAAATTAATGCCAGGACTTTCAGGAAACAAcctttataaaatacataaaacaatgaAAGTTTATCTTATACAGTATTAGTAGTTATTACTAGTTATGAAGTAGTTATTATTGGCTATCAATATTTATCACGAGTTATCATTTATATAAAGTTATTAAGTCATTACTAGTTATTTCTAGCTATTAATAGCTAGCTATTACTTAATAACGAGTTATTGCtagtttataaattattactaagtTATTACAACTTAAATACGTATATAAGCTCACTTGCATTATAACCTCACACTTATATTAAGTTAGGTCCAGTACCAGTGAGGGTTGCTGTGCCTCCAATATTAGCAGAGTATGCTATACCTAACATGAGACCTTTAGTAAGCTGTGAGAACCGGGAGGATCTGGTGAAGAATTCATCTGCGATTTGAGAGTTTCTGAGATAGtagttttattatcattatctcttcaaaaagagaaaagatttatatatagagagaaagacagacagacagtctcAGACTGGCAGACAAAAACAACTTACTTTAAAAAGATTTTCAGTatcatctttttctttcttctcttcaTATTTCTCTTCTCAAAATTATCATGTAAAAAAGTGCTTTCATTTGTTGGTGATTCTTCTATCAACACTCCTTCACTCTCTCCTCCAGCACTATCATATGATCTTGAATATCGAGCAGACACTAGTTTGACTTCCTCAGATTTGTTGTCATTATTTGTCACTTCTTCCTCAGTTTGATTCTTTGTTTCTTGTAGTACAGCATGAGCTATGGGAAGCATCATAGCAGCAGTTGCTGTGTTACTGATCCACATTGATAAGAAGGCAGTCACAACTCATAAACCCTAATAATAACCTAGATAATGAACAGTACTATAAATATTAAAGCAGGAACAAGTGTCTAGTAATGGTACTTGGAGACTCAACAGTGATACAATTATGAAGTTGCATAGAAATTTGATCTATTCAAAATATAGACACAAACTCACAAGATTTATCTATAAACCATCTAtctatcattcattcatttactagtCATTAATTGATCATTTCAAATAgagatatcagtgttaagatCATTCATTCTATTACTTCTACCAGTTACCGTTTTGGGTTTGACCCCACACCTACCAAAACCAATAGAGCTATCCTCTTATGTAAATTCCACTTCTTCTCAATCGCCGGCAATCATCAGGCCGCCCACAAATAACATAGTAGTATCTTGAAGATAATtcttagcagtactctcagcaTCAAGGACACCAAAGGCAGGAAATAGGACCAGAGGAAGGAGTGCTGTAGCTGCTAGAGGTATTGCTTCAGTAATCCAGTAGATTGCTATAATGCAATAGCATAGGCTGCAAGTAGCTGCCTAAAGAAAGAatataaatagaataaaataacatttattattaaaaaattaacttaaCTATTGGATTTTTGCAGTAACTTTGGCAaggcataaaaataaaatattataattgtaatgTAATCTATACTCTAAAGCTTTGTGTCAAAATTTCTCATTATAATAAAGCTACATTACCAGCTGTAATTTATCATTTATCACATTTTACAGAATATGTATACAACACACACAAGCTTCAATACTATGTCTGTAAATCATAATAGCAGACTTTGTACTATACATAAACATTGATAGAATTTTTGCTAGTTTTAGTTATTATagacaacaaatataacaataacaatattagcTAATAGTTCTTTCAGTATGAGGTAATAAGACTTAGTTACAAGGGCCACTCCTTTATTAGTCTGTCAGTCTGTTGTTcatcccatccatctatcaataCCCATATAACTCCCTAATTTGCTTACAGAATCTTGCAATACTAGTGGCAAAGGACAAAGAATAAGAGGAGTTATGATAATTACAGCTGTTTTTTCCACCATCCTTGATGATGGCCACAATAAATGACATTGTTTGTTAACATTGTTGTCAGTCTAGCAAGAACATCTGGAGACACAAAGAAAAATAGCTGGTCACATCAAATCACACATATTGTGACtaggtaattttgatttatagCATCTTCTATTAGGACAATAGGTTAATAATTGCAGCCCCACCCACTTTTTCACATGCGAGACCAATTTACCAACTACTAGATAAGTACTAGACAGAGCTAATTTGATTGAAATATCTTGCTATAGACACAATTATatagtattttgtttcatttttcaaGCACAGAAGAAGATTGTATTATTCACTATTTAAAATGATCATTGCTGGACTAACTTTGTTCTTCTTTCTCCTTTTCTTGTTGCTCTTCCTCTTCTAGTAATAAAACTGAGTCTGATTCACTTGTATGTGCTATGTCAAAGCTCTCCTCCTCTTTTATTGTCGACATCACTTACTACAAAACCAACTTGTAGTGAACAAGCTTGAGCCACGCCTATAAGACAATTGCCGCGCCTTCTATCTTTTGAAGATGGACCAAACCAGTCAAAtatctgtaaaaataaaacctAGTACCATATCAGATGTTGAATATGTGAACATAAACATGAGACATATCCTATATCTGGCGTACCAGTTCGGTTCCCATTCAAACCATACTCAACACAATTCAGATGATGTCTAAAGTAAGTGTGGTCTCATATTTGAGTGGGTGGGAACTTGTATAGTGTAGTACATATTTAGGAGTGTACAATGTCTTAAATATGTAAGACTTTGTAATAATGTAATTGTTGTTGGAACAGATCGAGGCAAAAGTGTATAGTAGggccaaatattttttacagaTATCAGAGGTACAATTACAATGATGTAAGAATGAAGTTTCAATTTATACAAACACTTTTATGTTCTTGACGCATCGTGCAACATGGTAGTTTAATACAATTTCATTATCCATCACtatgtaatataatgtttattttaatgacaacTTTTCAGTCTGTGCTCACtgttttttgttcatatatAAATTTGGCATGCAccaattaattataatataatgcactataattattgtaatgGTTTATTCATACAAAATAACACCTGTATATGTTGTACATGTTTGAGAAAACTATCATAATATTAGCAATTTTGTTTATAGTGTATAGTTACACTGACTAATATAGTACTACTACTGGTTGTCCAATTAGAAATGTATGAAGTTCAAAAAGGGGGAACACCCCATGTATTAATAGCTAAATGACCAtaataacacaaataatattCATCAGTATGCAGTGAGtgcctgagagagagagagagaaagaacaatacattaattatatgTAATAGGTGTGTTATTAGTTATTACCATATCATACACTTTGAGGTATCATACGAAAAGGCAATGGCATTTGGAGGTGTGGCTACTGGTAGCATGAAGGCATAAGATGCCGAGATGGTTGCTGGTATCATAAGATACAAAGGAATTAATAGAACAATGCCACCCCCTAAAATGAAGTAATAAAGGCTAATGAATTGTCTTCTGTCTATAATCCATCAATCCATACATCTACCTGTTTCATCTATCTGTCAGTCCTTGATTCCAACAAATTTTTCCATCCTtgcatctgtccattcatcccaGCTGTCTATCCATCTATTATGTACTGACCAGCTGAGTCTAATACAGGCAAGAAAAGAGTTGTTGTTGCAACATAGAAATAACCTCTGTCACCATGGCAACCAATACTGACACAGACAATGCTTTGATCACATCTGGTAAATACTGGAATCCTAATAATCTAGTCCCAATCCAACAAGAGACCAGATGCCTAAAGAAAAGGGAGAGAATTTCAACGTAGTAGACTACAACTAAATACCTCCGCAGCATCAGCTAATGCAAATCCAGATCCTAACCACAAGACAACATTCCAAGGTAACTTATGTTGAACACTATCCCAATCTAATAGTGTCTCTGTACCATCAGTTGGACAGGCTAAGGAGAAGAAATACAGGTAATGCAGCTTACAAATGATCATGTGATAATCATGTGACTTacaacaaagacatttttttctgtaaaatagACAGCAAGGTTTGGCAGGTAGCACAAAAGTAGGAATACAATGAACATCACAGTACTGGAATCAAAAAGTAACTAGAAGCAAGAAAAAAATGGGATTGAAAAAGCTATTGCAAGGTACATATATATAAGGCTAGGAAAAGTATCAATGTAGATAGCAGTATCACAGTTTAGGGTTAAATATATTCTGCAAGTCAaatcaaacaaaatgtaataagaTGACactaccatataatactaaatgttGTTACCTCTTTTGTGAGCCCTCTACAGTTTTAAAGATAGCTCCCCATCCTGTTATGAACCTGGGCTCTCTAAACAACCACAATAAtaccaacaacacacaaaacaaatcaacaaacaaTTTCTGCAAAATCTGagacaataaagaaaaataataaactaacTTCTTTTTATATGGAACTTGCTTACTTCCATGGCCCAGATTTTGATTTGATCTTTTAAGAACCTGACGAGCTGTCTTATTTGAGTAGAAAGCTAATACCAGTTCTTCTACATACTACCCTCTTACAACCTGAAGACTACAAGTAAGAACAGTATTACAAAATTAAAGgtgaaaacatattaaaatatatagaataCATTAATAGCTATAATATAGAATATTTTAAGTGATAATTTGAACATAATAATTTGTTCAACGTATTTATCCTATATATCTACATAATATGATACATACAAAAAACAAGAGGGTAGCAAACTGTGACCTTTAAGATAAATTACTCCATAACCTCTTGTTTGAAAGTTGGCCTTTTACATCTAGACAGGAAGTCttcaaataaatttataaacttTCAATGTAAAACAACAGCCTTCTACATATAGTAGGCTAAAAAAAGAGAATCTTGTCCTATCCTGATATAGGCAGAACTACCATCTATCTAATGTAGTATCTATTTTTCACAGGTATCAGagatatttatatgtatgtgtgttcttACCATCATTACAAAAGACAAGTGATAGATATACCATGAACATAATAAACACAAGATCATTAGTGGAGTAGCAAATACAAACCATATCCCAAAATTAAGCCAGGACTTTCAGGAAACAACTTTAttaaataacataaaacaatGAAAGTTACTTGTATACAGTATAGTAGTTATTACTAGTATGAAGTAGTATTATTGGCTATCAATATTTATGCGagttatcatttattataagtTATTAAGTCAttactagttatttactagttaATCGCTAGTTTATTACTAAATACAAGTTATTACtagtttataaattattactagTTATTACAACTTATCATACATAAGCTTACTTGCTTATATCTCCACTTAATATTAAGTTAGGTCCAGTACCAGTGAGGGTTGCTGTGCCTCCAATCAAGTTAGCAGAGTATGCTATACCTAACATGGACCTTAGTAAGCTTGAGAAACGGGGGGATCTGGTGAAGAATTCATCTGTGATTTGAGAGTTTCTGAGAATAGTAGCTTTATTATCATTATCTcttcaaaaagagaaaagattataatatatagagagagagacagacagacagacagtcacagaccgagacagagacaaaaacaacttactgattttaaaagattttcagtatcatctttttctttcttctcttcaATATTTTTCTCCTCCAAACTATCATGTAAAATAATGCTTTCATTTGTTGGTGATTCTTCTATcaacactcactcactctctcctCTAGCACTATCATATGATCTTGAATATCGAGCAGACACTAGTTTGACTTCCTCAGATTTGTTGTCATTACTTGCCACTTCTTCCTCAGTCTGATTTCTTGTTTTCTTGTAGTACAGCATGAGCTATGGGAAGCATCATAGCAGCAGTTGCTGTGTTACTGATCCACATTGATAAGAGGCAGTCACACTCATAAACCCTAATAATAACCTAGACAATGCAACAGTAACTATAAATATGAAGCAGGAACAAGTGTCTAGTAATGGAACTTGTGAGACACAACAGTGATACAATTATGAAGTTGCATAGAATTTGATCTATTCAAAATATAGACAAAACTCACAAGATTTATCTATATACCCATCTATctatcaattcattcatttaactaGTCATTAATTGATCATTTTAAATAGAGATATCATGTGTTAAGATCATTCGTTCTATTACTTCTACCAGTTACCCTTTTGGGTTGGATCCCACACCTAACAAAACCAATAGAGCTATCCTCTTATGTAATTCCACTTCTCAATTGCCACGGCAATCATCAGGCCGCCCACAAATAACATATTCGTATCTTGAAGATAATtcttagcagtactctcagcaTCAAGGATACCAAAGGCAGGAAATAGGACCAGAGGAAGGAGTGCTGTAGCTGCTAGAGGTATTGCTTCAGTAAATCCCAGTAGATTGCTATAATTGCAATAGCATAGGCTGCAGTAGCTGCCTAAAGAAAGAAtataaatagaatagaataccATTTATTAGAAGGAATTAACTTAACTATTGGATTTTTGCAGTAACTTTGGCAagggataaaaataaatattataatgtaatgtaatctATACTTTAAAGCTTTGTGTCAAAATTTCCCATTAATATAACTTCATTACCAGCtgtaattttatcatttatCACATGTTTACAGAATatgtatataacacacacaaacttcAATACTATGTCTGTCAATCATAATAGCAGACTTTATACTATACATAAACTTGATAGAATTTTGCCATTTCTAGTTTATATAGACaacaataacatattaattaatagttcCTTTCAGTATGAGGAAATGCACACTCATGGAATTACAGTCTGTCAGTCTgttgttcatccatccattatcaATACCCATATAACTCCCTAATTTGCTTACAGAATCTTGTCAATACTAGTGGTAAAGGACAAAGAATAAGAGGAGTTATGATAATTACAGCTGTTTTCCACCATCCTTGAGAATGGCCACACTAAATGACATTGTTGTGTTAAGTGTTGTTGTCAGTCCAGTAAGAACATCTGGAGACACAAAGCAAAAAACAGCTGGGTCACATCAAAGCACACATATTGTGACATAGTTAATTTTGATTATAGCATCTTCTATTATAGGACAAATAGGTTAATAATTGCAGCCCACCTACTTTACCAACAACTATACTCTGTCTGAGT
This genomic interval carries:
- the LOC121366430 gene encoding LOW QUALITY PROTEIN: uncharacterized transporter B0285.6-like (The sequence of the model RefSeq protein was modified relative to this genomic sequence to represent the inferred CDS: inserted 2 bases in 1 codon; deleted 3 bases in 2 codons), with product MSTIKEEESFDIAHTSESDSVLLLEEEEQQEKEKEEQILQDSAATCSLCYCIIAIYWITEAIPLAATALLPLVLFPAFGVLDAESTAKNYLQDTTMLFVGGLMIAXAIEKKWNLHKRIALLVLVGVGSNPKRLLLGFMVVTAFLSMWISNTATAAMMLPIAHAVLQETKNQTEEEVTNNDNKSEEVKLVSARYSRSYDSAGGESEGVLIEESPTNESTFLHDNFEKRNMKRRKKKMILKIFLKSSRFSQLTKGLMLGIAYSANIGGTATLTGTGPNLLFPESPGINFGIWFVFATPLMILCLLCSWLYIYHLSFVMIVLSLSNDGTETLLDWDSVQHKLPWNVVLLLGSGVALADAAEVFSVALSINPFYLNLPATISASYAFMLQ